One Kineococcus radiotolerans SRS30216 = ATCC BAA-149 DNA window includes the following coding sequences:
- a CDS encoding MBL fold metallo-hydrolase — protein MSASVRWLGHSTVTVDVVRAAGGLRIVTDPVLRPGLAHLRRRTRTPEPADTAGCDVALVSHLHHDHLDLPSLRRLRPAVLVTPPGASDWVRWKLRVPTTRVVEVAVGETSELATASGPVRVSALPAHHTGRRTFARLSRAPEDCPAVEHLVRVPGAFPGREPGDLLVWAVGDTGEFAGADAVLTAGGRAPDVALVPVGGWGHTLGPHHLDPRQAAELVARVRPGTSVPVHWGTLHPIGLSRTMGDRFVEPGRRFVAEAARLGVPGAVQLPIGGSLTL, from the coding sequence GTGAGCGCGTCCGTGCGGTGGCTGGGTCACTCGACGGTCACGGTGGACGTCGTGCGGGCGGCGGGGGGTCTGCGGATCGTCACCGACCCGGTGCTGCGGCCGGGGCTGGCGCACCTGCGGCGCCGGACGCGGACCCCGGAACCGGCGGACACGGCCGGCTGCGACGTCGCGCTCGTCTCCCACCTGCACCACGACCACCTGGACCTGCCGTCGCTGCGGCGGCTGCGCCCGGCGGTGCTGGTCACCCCGCCCGGGGCCTCGGACTGGGTGCGGTGGAAGCTGCGGGTCCCCACCACCCGCGTGGTGGAGGTCGCCGTCGGGGAGACCTCCGAGCTCGCCACCGCCTCGGGGCCGGTGCGGGTGAGCGCGCTGCCCGCCCACCACACCGGCCGCCGCACCTTCGCCCGGCTCTCGCGGGCGCCGGAGGACTGCCCGGCCGTGGAGCACCTCGTCCGGGTGCCGGGGGCGTTCCCCGGGCGCGAGCCCGGCGACCTGCTGGTGTGGGCGGTCGGGGACACGGGTGAGTTCGCCGGCGCCGACGCGGTGCTCACCGCCGGGGGCCGCGCCCCCGACGTGGCCCTCGTCCCGGTGGGGGGCTGGGGGCACACCCTCGGCCCGCACCACCTCGATCCCCGGCAGGCCGCGGAACTCGTCGCGCGGGTCCGGCCGGGGACCTCGGTGCCGGTGCACTGGGGGACGCTGCACCCGATCGGGCTGTCCCGCACGATGGGCGACCGGTTCGTCGAACCCGGCCGCCGCTTCGTCGCCGAGGCCGCCCGCCTCGGGGTGCCCGGCGCGGTGCAGCTGCCGATCGGGGGATCGCTGACCCTGTGA